The Arachis hypogaea cultivar Tifrunner chromosome 14, arahy.Tifrunner.gnm2.J5K5, whole genome shotgun sequence genome has a segment encoding these proteins:
- the LOC112741645 gene encoding uncharacterized protein: MDEDGKPHSPPQPQSLPNDNEHSRRNRIIANLKDSLLSQLAESNPSLSLETRHVSSLIQQRLKKMFPSFHTPTHPPYALMIHRAISELNENKGSTEEEISNFIVKKYEDLPWAHKKILGIQLEKLCQDEEIECNEGGRYVLQVDGDGIHGDRKGRQECKSKRKKRGKKRSQHSMDGGGERKRKRVKICEEVEKSDKPKEGRDEAQHQVYDLGDVRTNEPISVVKWTEEKGEEALDQSAERVGEQNKSQGAGVVEQYVEAEPLAQESQDQYSIVHPETICSSLPTVLNVIDYQKPLDLPSSECVLSEGQLKQQMSSLDVPEQKQDGNSISGDPEKHSPKRQCRGRHLKSMPVADDQEESFLPLRDLILDAQKPKVNIIKKQWQSSPQVQVAGQGRHKEPTMFKNKAMLAPENVHNDQPLHGNQAYENPVSGNAEHRPAKRPRGRPRKSETDANNPREYSRGRGRGRGSGRGTGSGLGLGLGLGLGLGRGRGRGRGCGRGRPRKIDQDANHSEQQLQTDDQDKQLQKDDQDQQNSRGRGRGRGRGRGRGRGRGRGISGGRGDGTCRGRGKGSGRGRGRPRKIKLDTNTNQCEEQLQSQDHAEGLVNLDNPIEDDNQSLQQKQQEQDQGLVSESKPESEEASKPDMGYKPEPPIETQLHASQPQDNRVS, translated from the exons ATGGACGAAGACGGGAAACCTCATTCTCCTCCTCAACCTCAATCTCTTCCCAACGACAACGAACATTCTAGAAGAAACCGCATCATTGCTAACCTCAAAGACTCTCTCTTGTCTCAGCTCGCTGAATCCAACCCCTCCCTCTCCCTCGAAACACGCCATGTTTCCTCTCTCATTCAGCAGCGTCTCAAGAAGATGTTTCCTTCTTTCCACACCCCCACGCACCCTCCTTATGCACTG atgatACATAGGGCAATATCGGAGCTAAATGAGAATAAAGGGTCCACTGAAGAAGAAATTTCTAATTTCATTGTAAAGAAGTATGAGGATTTGCCATGGGCACATAAGAAGATTTTGGGTATTCAATTAGAGAAGCTTTGCCAGGATGAGGAGATTGAGTGTAATGAGGGTGGCAGATATGTTCTACAGGTTGATGGTGATGGAATACATGGTGATCGGAAGGGGAGACAGGAAtgtaagagtaagaggaagaagagaggaaagaAGAGAAGTCAGCATAGCATGGATGGAGGTGGAGAGCGAAAGCGGAAAAGAGTAAAAATCTGTGAAGAGGTTGAGAAGAGTGATAAGCCTAAAGAGGGAAGAGATGAGGCACAACATCAGGTTTATGATTTAGGTGATGTTAGGACTAATGAGCCAATTAGTGTGGTGAAATGGACAGAAGAGAAGGGGGAAGAAGCACTTGACCAGTCAGCTGAAAGGGTTGGAGAGCAGAATAAATCACAAGGGGCTGGAGTTGTAGAACAATATGTTGAAGCAGAGCCTCTAGCACAGGAGTCACAGGATCAG TACTCCATAGTGCACCCAGAAACAATTTGTTCATCCCTCCCAACTGTGCTGAATGTTATTGATTACCAGAAGCCACTTGATCTTCCGAGCTCAGAATGTGTACTGTCAGAAGGACAATTGAAACAACAAATGTCTTCTTTGGATGTTCCTGAACAAAAGCAAGATGGGAACTCAATATCTGGTGATCCTGAGAAGCATTCTCCAAAGCGCCAATGCAGAGGGAGGCACCTGAAATCTATGCCAGTTGCAGACGATCAAGAGGAGTCATTTTTACCGTTACGTGACCTTATTCTTGATGCACAAAAGCCCAAGGTAAATATTATCAAGAAGCAGTGGCAGTCATCTCCTCAAGTTCAAGTTGCAGGTCAAGGAAGGCACAAGGAACCAACAATGTTTAAAAACAAAGCTATGTTAGCTCCTGAGAATGTTCATAATGATCAGCCGCTGCATGggaatcaagcatatgagaatccAGTGTCTGGAAATGCTGAGCATCGTCCAGCTAAGCGTCCCAGAGGAAGGCCCCGTAAGTCAGAGACTGATGCAAACAACCCAAGGGAGTATAGTCGtggcagaggcagaggcagaggcagTGGCAGAGGCACTGGTAGTGGTCTAGGTCTAGGTCTAGGTCTAGGTCTAGGTCTAGGTCGAGGTAGAGGTAGAGGTAGAGGTTGTGGTCGGGGAAGGCCTCGTAAAATAGATCAAGATGCAAACCATTCTGAGCAGCAACTGCAAACAGATGATCAAGATAAGCAGCTACAGAAAGATGATCAAGATCAGCAGAATTCTAGGGGTAGGGGTAGGGGTAGGGGTAGGGGTAGGGGTAGAGGTAGAGGTAGAGGTAGAGGCATCAGCGGAGGTAGAGGTGATGGTACATGTCGAGGTAGAGGCAAGGGGAGTGGTAGGGGGAGAGGGAGGCCTCGGAAAATAAAGCTAGACACAAACACAAACCAATGTGAGGAGCAGTTACAATCACAAGATCATGCTGAAGGTCTGGTTAACTTAGATAATCCAATTGAGGACGATAATCAAAGTTTGCAGCAGAAGCAACAAGAGCAAGATCAAGGTTTGGTTTCAGAATCAAAACCTGAATCAGAAGAGGCCTCTAAACCTGATATGGGATACAAACCAGAGCCACCGATTGAGACTCAATTACACGCATCTCAACCTCAGGATAATAGGGTCTCTTAA